CGACACCGCGGCCGAACTGGCCCGGCTGGCCGACCGCCCGATCAAGAAGCTGCCGACGCTGCGCGGGCGCACCGTGGTCAACCTCTTCTTCGAGGACTCCACCCGCACCCGGATCTCCTTCGAGACCGCGGCCAAGCGGCTGAGCGCGGATGTGATCAACTTCTCCGCCAAGGGTTCGAGCGTGTCCAAGGGCGAGTCGCTCAAGGACACCGCGCTCACCCTCGAGGCCATGGGCGCCGACGCCGTGGTGGTGCGGCACTGGGCCTCCGGCGGCGCGCACCGGCTCGCTCACGCCGGCTGGATCCGCAGCGCGGTCGTCAACGCCGGCGACGGCACGCACGAGCACCCCACCCAGGCCCTGCTCGACGCCTACACCCTGCGCTCGCGGCTCGGCGGGCTCGACGGCCGCCGCGTCACCATCGTGGGCGACGTGCTGCACAGCCGGGTGGCCCGCTCCAACGTCCGGCTGCTGGCGACGCTCGGCGCCGAGGTCACCCTGGTGGCCCCACCCACGCTGATGCCTTTCGGCGTCGAGGGCTGGCCCTGCTCGACCTCCTACGAGCTCGACCCGGTGCTGCCCAAGAGCGACGCGGTGATGATGCTGCGGGTCCAGCGGGAGCGGATGGACCAGGCGTTCTTCCCGACCGAGCGCGAGTACTCGCGCCGCTACGGCCTGCAGGCCGAGCGCATGGCCCTGCTGCCCGAGCACGCGGTGGTCATGCACCCCGGCCCGATGAACCGCGGCCTGGAGATCTCCGCCGAAGTGGCCGACTCGGCCCGCTCCACCATCACCGAGCAGGTCGCCAACGGCGTCTCGGTCCGCATGGCGGTGCTCTACCTGCTGCTCGGCGGCAGCGAACCGGCGATCGGCACCGAGGACGAGGGAGAGCGGCGATGAGCCGGAACTGGACTGTGAAGGGCGCCGCCGTGCTCGGCGGCACCCCGCGCGACCTGCACGTGCGCGACGGGCTGATCGTGGAGGCGGCCGCACCGGACGCCACCGTGATCGACGCCGCCGGGCTGATCGCGCTGCCCGGCCTGGTCGACCTGCACACCCACCTGCGCGAGCCGGGCCGCGAGGACGCCGAGACCGTGCTGACCGGCACCCGCGCCGCGGCCGCCGGCGGCTTCACCGCCGTGCACGCGATGGCCAACACCGACCCGGTCGCCGACACCGCGGGCGTGGTCGAGCAGGTCTGGCGGCTCGGCCGCGAAGCCGGGTACTGCGACGTGCAGCCGGTCGGCGCGGTCACCGTCGGCATCGCCGGCGAGCGCCTGGCCGAGCTCGGCGCGATGGCCGACAGCGCGGCCCGGGTACGGATCTTCTCGGACGACGGGCACTGCGTCTCGGACGCCGCGCTGATGCGCCGTGCGCTGGAGTACGTCAAGGCCTTCGGCGGTGTCGTGGCGCAGCACGCCCAGGAGCCGCGGCTGACCGAGGGCGCCCAGATGAACGAGGGCGAACTCTCCGACGTGCTCGGCCTGCGCGGCTGGCCCGCGGTCGCCGAGGAGGCGATCATCGCGCGCGACGTGCTGCTGGCCGCGCACACCGGCTCCCGGCTGCACGTGTGCCACCTGTCCACCGCCGGCTCGGTAGAGATCGTGCGCTGGGCCAAGTCCAAGGGCTACCCGGTCACCGCCGAGGTCACCCCGCATCACCTGCTGCTGACCGAGGACCTGGTGCGCGGCTACGACCCGGTCTACAAGGTCAACCCGCCGCTGCGCACGAAGGACGACGTCGAAGCCGTGCGCGCGGGGCTGGCGGACGGCACCATCGACGTCGTCGCCACGGACCACGCGCCGCACCCGGTCGAGGCCAAGGACTGCGAGTGGGCCGTGGCCTCCATGGGGATGCTCGGCCTCGAGACGGCGCTGTCGGTAGTGCAGCAGACGATGGTGGAGACCGGCCTGCTCGACTGGACCGGCGTCGCCGACCGGATGTCGGTGGCCGCCGCCCGGATCGGCTCGCTCCAGGGCCACGGCCGTCCGCTCGAGCCCGGCGAGCCGGCCAACCTGACCCTGCTCGACCCGGCCGCGCGCCGGGTGATCGAGCCGAAGGCCCTGCACTCGCGCTCGCGCAACACGCCCTTCGCGGGGCTCGAACTGCCCGGCGCCGTCCACGCGACCTTCCTGCGCGGCACGGCGACGGTGCTCGACGGAAAGGTGGTGGAGCGGTGAGCCTCGCTGCTCCGGCGTCCACGTCCACGATCCTGCTCGCCGCCGGCGAGCACAGCGCCCCGGTGACCCAGCTCGCCGCGCGTATCGGGCTCAGCGTGCTGCTGCTGGCGGTCTTCGCCGGCCTGTGCGCGCTGATGTGGCGCGGCTACCAGCGCCGGGCGCAGCGGCAGGCCGACGTGCCCGCCCCCGCGTCCGCGGCGCCGAACCCGCTCGATCCGGCCGACGGCGTGGAGGGCGTGTATGCGTCCACCACCACGCACGGCGACTGGCTCGACCGGATCGCCGTGCACGGCCTCGGCGTGCGCTCGAACGCATGGGTCTCGGTGAACGGCGAGGGCGTGTTCTTCGCCCGCGAGGCCGCGCCGGACCTGTTCATCCCGGCCGTCGACGTGGTGGGCGCCGAGCTCGCCCCGGGCATCGCCGGGAAGGTCACCGGCGGCACCGGCGTGGTGCTGGTGACCTGGCGGCTGGGCGAACGGACCCTCGACACCGGCTTCCACCCGCGCGCCAAGGCCGACCGGGACGCGCTGGTCGACGCGATCAACTCCCTGACCAAGGAAGGAACGTCCGCGTGACCAGCGAGACGCACACCCCGCACACCCGTGAGGAGGCCGTGCTCGTCCTCGAGGACGGCCGCACCTTCCGCGGCGAAGCATACGGAGCCGTGGGCGAGACCTACGGCGAGGCGGTCTTCTCCACCGGCATGACCGGCTACCAGGAGACCCTCACCGACCCCTCCTACTGCGGACAGGTCGTCGTGATGACCGCTCCGCACGTCGGCAACACCGGCGTCAACGACGAGGACCCCGAGTCCCGCCGGCCCAGCCCCGACTCCGGCCGGATCTGGGTGTCGGGCTACGTCGTGCGCGACCCGGCCCGGCGCCCCTCGAACTGGCGCTCGCGCCGCACCCTGGACGAGGAGCTGCGCACCCAGGGCGTGGTCGGCATCAGCGGCATCGACACCCGCGCGCTCACCCGGCACCTGCGCGAGCGCGGGGCGATGCGGGTGGGCATCTTCTCCGGCGTCTCCGCCCAGGCAGACCCGGCCGCGCTGATGCAGCGGGTGCTGGCCAGCCCGGAGATGGCCGGCGCCGACTTCGTCGGCGAGGTCACCACGGCGGACCCGTACGTCATCGAGCCGGCCGGACCGCACCGGTTCACCGTCGCCGCGATCGACCTCGGCATCAAGACCATGACGCCCGAGCGGATGGCCGAGCGGGGCATCCGGGTGCACGTGCTGCCCGGCGACGCCACCCTCGAGCAGGTGCTCGCGGTGAACCCGGACGGCGTCTTCTTCTCCAACGGCCCCGGCGACCCGGCCACCGCGCACGGCCCGGTGGCGCTGGTGCAGGGCCTGCTCGAGCAGCGCAAGCCGGTGTTCGGCATCTGCTTCGGCAACCAGATCCTCGGTCGCGCGCTCGGCTTCGGCACGTACAAGCTCAAGTACGGCCACCGCGGCATCAACCAGCCCGTGCAGGACCGGCTGACCGGCAAGGTCGAGGTCACCGCGCACAACCACGGCTTCGCCGTGGACGCCCCGACCGACCGCGTCGCCGAGACGCCGTTCGGCCGGGTCGAGGTGAGCCACGTCAACCTCAACGACGGCGTGGTCGAGGGGTTGCGCTGCCTGGACGCCCCCGCGTTCTCGGTGCAGTACCACCCCGAGGCCGCGGCGGGACCGCACGACGCGGCGTACCTGTTCGACCGGTTCACCGACCTGATGACGCAGCACCGGAACGAGACTGAGAAGGGCGGGGCCTGATGCCGCGGCGGGAAGACCTCACATCGGTGCTGGTGATCGGCTCGGGGCCGATCGTCATCGGCCAGGCCTGCGAATTCGACTACTCGGGCACCCAGGCGTGCCGGGTGCTCAAGGCCGAGGGCCTGCGCGTGGTCCTGGTCAACTCGAACCCGGCCACGATCATGACCGACCCCGAGTTCGCCGACGCCACCTACGTCGAGCCGATCACCCCGGAGTACGTCGAGAAGATCATCGCCAAGGAGCGCCCGGACGCGCTGCTGCCCACCCTCGGCGGCCAGACCGCGCTCAACACCGCGGTCTCGCTGGCCAAGTCCGGCGTACTGGAGAAGTACGGGGTCGAGCTCATCGGCGCCGACATCGACGCGATCGAGCGCGGCGAGGACCGGGAGAAGTTCAAGGGCATCGTCGAGCAGGTGGGCGCCGAGTCGGCCCGCTCGGTGATCTGCCACTCCATGGACGACTGCCTGGCCGGGGTCGAGGAGCTCGGCGGCTACCCCGTCGTGGTGCGGCCCTCGTTCACCATGGGCGGCGCGGGCTCCGGCTTCGCGCACGACGAGGCCGACCTGCGCCGCATCGCCGGCACCGGCCTGCAGCTCTCGCCCACCACCGAGGTGCTCCTGGAGGAGTCCATCCTCGGCTGGAAGGAGTACGAGCTCGAGCTCATGCGGGACCGGGCCGACAACGTCGTGGTGGTCTGCTCGATCGAGAACCTGGACCCGATGGGCGTGCACACCGGCGACTCGATCACCGTCGCCCCGGCGATGACCCTGACCGACCGCGAGTACCAGCGGCTGCGCAACATCGGCATCGACATCATCCGGGCCGTGGGCGTGGACACCGGCGGCTGCAACATCCAGTTCGCGGTCAACCCGGCGGACGGCCGGATCATCGTGATCGAGATGAACCCGCGGGTCTCGCGCTCCTCCGCGCTCGCCTCCAAGGCCACCGGCTTCCCGATCGCGAAGATCGCCGCGCGCCTCGCCGTGGGCTACACCCTGGACGAGATCCCCAACGACATCACCCGGGAGACCCCGGCGTCGTTCGAACCCACCCTCGACTACGTCGTGGTGAAGGTCCCGCGCTTCGCCTTCGAGAAGTTCCCGCTCGCCGACGCCAGCCTGACCACGACCATGAAGTCGGTCGGCGAGGCGATGGCGATCGGGCGCAACTTCCCGGAGGCGCTGCAGAAGGCGCTGCGCTCGCTGGAGAAGAAGGGCTCTGAGTTCACCTTCGCCGGCGAGCCGGGGGAGAAGGCCGGGCTGCTCGCGAAGGCCGCGATCCCCACCGACGGCCGGATCAACACCGTGATGCAGGCGCTGCGCGCGGGCGCGAGCCTGGAAGAGGTCTTCGACGCCACGAAGATCGACCCCTGGTTCATCGACCAGTTCGAGCTGATCCACGAGGTGGCGCAGGAGCTCTCCGAGGCCTCCGACCTGACCCCGGTGCTGCTGCGGCGGGCCAAGCGCTACGGCTTCTCCGACGCGCAGATCGCCGAGATCCGCAGCATGCCGGAGGCGGTCGTGCGCGCCGTGCGGCACGCGCTCGGTGTGCGGCCGGTGTACAAGACGGTCGACACGTGCGCGGCCGAGTTCGCCGCGTCCACCCCGTACCACTACTCCTCGTACGACGAGGAGACCGAGGTGGCCCCGCGGGAGCAGCCCGCGGTGCTGATCCTCGGCTCGGGCCCGAACCGGATCGGCCAGGGCGTCGAGTTCGACTACTCCTGTGTGCACGCGTCCTTCGCGCTGCGCGACGCCGGCTACCAGACGGTCATGGTCAACTGCAATCCGGAGACCGTCTCGACCGACTACGACACCTCCGACCGGCTCTACTTCGAGCCGCTCACCCTGGAGGACGTGCTCGAGGTCTACCACGCCGAGGCGCAGGCCGGCCCGGTCGCGGGCGTGATCGTGCAGCTCGGCGGCCAGACCCCGCTCGGGCTGGCCCAGCGGCTGAAGGACGCCGGCGTGCCGATCGTGGGCACCAGCCCCGAGGCGATCCACCTGGCCGAGGAGCGCGGCGCGTTCGGCCGGGTGCTCGAGGAGGCCGGGCTCAACGCCCCCAAGCACGGCACCGCGTTCTCGTTCCACCAGGCCAAGGGCATCGCGGACGAGATCGGCTACCCGGTGCTGGTGCGCCCGAGCTACGTGCTCGGCGGCCGCGGCATGGAGATCGTCTACGACGAGCCCTCGCTCGCCTCGTACCTCGAGCGCCACGCCGGCCTGATCTCCGAGCACCCGGTGCTGGTCGACCGCTTCCTCGACGACGCCATCGAGATCGACGTGGACGCGCTGTTCGACGGCGAGGACCTCTACCTCGGCGGCGTGATGGAGCACATCGAGGAGGCCGGCATCCACTCCGGCGACTCGGCCTGCGCCCTGCCGCCGATCACCCTGGGCGGCTTCGACGTCAAGCGGCTGCGCGCCTCCACCGAGCAGATCGCCCGCGGCGTCGGGGTGCGCGGGCTGATCAACATCCAGTTCGCCCTCGCCGGGGACATCCTCTACGTGCTCGAGGCCAACCCCCGCGCGTCGCGCACGGTCCCGTTCGTGTCCAAGGCCACGGCGGTGCCGCTGGCCAAGGCCGCCGCGCGGATCTCGCTCGGCGCCACGATCGCGCAACTGCGCGCCGAGGGCCTGCTCCCGGCCTCCGGCGACGGCGGCACCCTGCCGCTGGACGCGCCGATCGCGGTCAAGGAGGCCGTGATGCCGTGGTCGCGCTTCCGCACCCCCGACGGCCAGGGCGTGGACGTCGTGCTGGGCCCGGAGATGAAGTCCACCGGCGAGGTCATGGGCATAGACGCCGATTTCGGCACCGCGTTCGCCAAGTCCCAGGCCGGGGCCTACGGCGCGCTGCCGACCAAGGGCCGGGTCTTCGTGTCCGTGGCCAACCGGGACAAGCGCTCGATGATCTTCCCGGTCAAGGTGCTGGCCGACCTCGGCTTCGAGATCCTGGCCACCGAGGGCACCGCGGAGGTGCTGCGCCGCAACGGCATCCACACCACGCCGGTGCGCAAGCAGTACGAGGGCACCGGCCCGGGCGGCGAGCCCACCATCGTGCAGCGGATCCTGGCCGGCGAGGTCGACCTGATCATCAACACGCCCTACGGCGTCGGCCCGCGGCTGGACGGCTACGACATCCGCACCGCCGCCGTCTCCACCGGCAAGCCGTGCATCACCACGGTGCAGGGGCTCGCCGCCGCGGTGCACGGCATCGAGGCGCTGCGCCGCGGCGACATCGGCGTCGGCTCCCTGCAGGAGCACGCCGAGCGGCTGCAGGCGCACCGCGACGGGACGGCGTGATGCTCTACCAGGCCCTGTTCCGGTCCGTCTTCTACCGGATGGACCCGGAACGCGCCCACCACCTCGGCTTCGGCGCGATCCGCGCCGCGGCCGCGGTGCCCGGCGCGGCCCCGGTGCTGCGCCGGGCGCTCGGGCCGAACGACCCGGCCGCGCGGGTCAAGGCGATGGGGCTGGCGTTCCCCGGCCCCTTCGGCCTGGCCGCGGGCTTCGACAAGAACGCGGTCGGGATCGACGGCCTGGCCGCCCTCGGCTTCGCGTTCGTCGAGGTCGGCACCGTCACCGGGCAGCCCCAGCCGGGCAACGCGGCGCCGCGGCTGTTCCGGCTGACCAAGGACCACTGCCTGATCAATCGGATGGGCTTCAACAACCAGGGCGCGGACGCCGTCGCCGACCGGCTGGCCAAGCGGGTCGAGCGGCTGCGCCGCCGTGGCCGGCAGAGCCCGGTGATCGTCGGGGTGAACATCGGCAAGACGAAGGTGGTGCCCGAGCAGGACGCCATCGCCGACTACGTGCACTCGGCCGGCGCGCTCGCCCCCTACGCCGACTACCTCACCGTCAACGTCTCCTCGCCGAACACCCCCGGCCTGCGCAATCTGCAGGCCGTGGAGGTGCTCAGGCCGCTGCTGCTGGCGGTCCGCGAGGCGGCGAACCGGGCGGTGCCGGAACGCCGCGTGCCGCTGCTGGTCAAGATCGCTCCCGACCTCGCCGACGAGGACGTGACCGCCGTCGCCGACCTGGCCGTGGAGATCGGCCTGGACGGGAT
This genomic window from Actinospica robiniae DSM 44927 contains:
- a CDS encoding aspartate carbamoyltransferase catalytic subunit; translated protein: MTGHRSHLLSTADLSADDATLILDTAAELARLADRPIKKLPTLRGRTVVNLFFEDSTRTRISFETAAKRLSADVINFSAKGSSVSKGESLKDTALTLEAMGADAVVVRHWASGGAHRLAHAGWIRSAVVNAGDGTHEHPTQALLDAYTLRSRLGGLDGRRVTIVGDVLHSRVARSNVRLLATLGAEVTLVAPPTLMPFGVEGWPCSTSYELDPVLPKSDAVMMLRVQRERMDQAFFPTEREYSRRYGLQAERMALLPEHAVVMHPGPMNRGLEISAEVADSARSTITEQVANGVSVRMAVLYLLLGGSEPAIGTEDEGERR
- a CDS encoding dihydroorotase — its product is MSRNWTVKGAAVLGGTPRDLHVRDGLIVEAAAPDATVIDAAGLIALPGLVDLHTHLREPGREDAETVLTGTRAAAAGGFTAVHAMANTDPVADTAGVVEQVWRLGREAGYCDVQPVGAVTVGIAGERLAELGAMADSAARVRIFSDDGHCVSDAALMRRALEYVKAFGGVVAQHAQEPRLTEGAQMNEGELSDVLGLRGWPAVAEEAIIARDVLLAAHTGSRLHVCHLSTAGSVEIVRWAKSKGYPVTAEVTPHHLLLTEDLVRGYDPVYKVNPPLRTKDDVEAVRAGLADGTIDVVATDHAPHPVEAKDCEWAVASMGMLGLETALSVVQQTMVETGLLDWTGVADRMSVAAARIGSLQGHGRPLEPGEPANLTLLDPAARRVIEPKALHSRSRNTPFAGLELPGAVHATFLRGTATVLDGKVVER
- the carA gene encoding glutamine-hydrolyzing carbamoyl-phosphate synthase small subunit, yielding MTSETHTPHTREEAVLVLEDGRTFRGEAYGAVGETYGEAVFSTGMTGYQETLTDPSYCGQVVVMTAPHVGNTGVNDEDPESRRPSPDSGRIWVSGYVVRDPARRPSNWRSRRTLDEELRTQGVVGISGIDTRALTRHLRERGAMRVGIFSGVSAQADPAALMQRVLASPEMAGADFVGEVTTADPYVIEPAGPHRFTVAAIDLGIKTMTPERMAERGIRVHVLPGDATLEQVLAVNPDGVFFSNGPGDPATAHGPVALVQGLLEQRKPVFGICFGNQILGRALGFGTYKLKYGHRGINQPVQDRLTGKVEVTAHNHGFAVDAPTDRVAETPFGRVEVSHVNLNDGVVEGLRCLDAPAFSVQYHPEAAAGPHDAAYLFDRFTDLMTQHRNETEKGGA
- the carB gene encoding carbamoyl-phosphate synthase large subunit, which gives rise to MPRREDLTSVLVIGSGPIVIGQACEFDYSGTQACRVLKAEGLRVVLVNSNPATIMTDPEFADATYVEPITPEYVEKIIAKERPDALLPTLGGQTALNTAVSLAKSGVLEKYGVELIGADIDAIERGEDREKFKGIVEQVGAESARSVICHSMDDCLAGVEELGGYPVVVRPSFTMGGAGSGFAHDEADLRRIAGTGLQLSPTTEVLLEESILGWKEYELELMRDRADNVVVVCSIENLDPMGVHTGDSITVAPAMTLTDREYQRLRNIGIDIIRAVGVDTGGCNIQFAVNPADGRIIVIEMNPRVSRSSALASKATGFPIAKIAARLAVGYTLDEIPNDITRETPASFEPTLDYVVVKVPRFAFEKFPLADASLTTTMKSVGEAMAIGRNFPEALQKALRSLEKKGSEFTFAGEPGEKAGLLAKAAIPTDGRINTVMQALRAGASLEEVFDATKIDPWFIDQFELIHEVAQELSEASDLTPVLLRRAKRYGFSDAQIAEIRSMPEAVVRAVRHALGVRPVYKTVDTCAAEFAASTPYHYSSYDEETEVAPREQPAVLILGSGPNRIGQGVEFDYSCVHASFALRDAGYQTVMVNCNPETVSTDYDTSDRLYFEPLTLEDVLEVYHAEAQAGPVAGVIVQLGGQTPLGLAQRLKDAGVPIVGTSPEAIHLAEERGAFGRVLEEAGLNAPKHGTAFSFHQAKGIADEIGYPVLVRPSYVLGGRGMEIVYDEPSLASYLERHAGLISEHPVLVDRFLDDAIEIDVDALFDGEDLYLGGVMEHIEEAGIHSGDSACALPPITLGGFDVKRLRASTEQIARGVGVRGLINIQFALAGDILYVLEANPRASRTVPFVSKATAVPLAKAAARISLGATIAQLRAEGLLPASGDGGTLPLDAPIAVKEAVMPWSRFRTPDGQGVDVVLGPEMKSTGEVMGIDADFGTAFAKSQAGAYGALPTKGRVFVSVANRDKRSMIFPVKVLADLGFEILATEGTAEVLRRNGIHTTPVRKQYEGTGPGGEPTIVQRILAGEVDLIINTPYGVGPRLDGYDIRTAAVSTGKPCITTVQGLAAAVHGIEALRRGDIGVGSLQEHAERLQAHRDGTA
- a CDS encoding quinone-dependent dihydroorotate dehydrogenase, which translates into the protein MLYQALFRSVFYRMDPERAHHLGFGAIRAAAAVPGAAPVLRRALGPNDPAARVKAMGLAFPGPFGLAAGFDKNAVGIDGLAALGFAFVEVGTVTGQPQPGNAAPRLFRLTKDHCLINRMGFNNQGADAVADRLAKRVERLRRRGRQSPVIVGVNIGKTKVVPEQDAIADYVHSAGALAPYADYLTVNVSSPNTPGLRNLQAVEVLRPLLLAVREAANRAVPERRVPLLVKIAPDLADEDVTAVADLAVEIGLDGIIATNTTIARDGLATPRDQVEACGAGGLSGPVLRPRALEVLRILRARVGPEMTLIGVGGITTARDAREFLDAGATLLQGYTGFIYQGPFWARRINRGLGRASADGPAGTPSAHRNQTGHGRTQ